CTCGGTACGACGGAACGCACCCCAACCAGCGGAGGAGGTAGCCGCCTGGCCTGGCCCCTGGCACATCCCCGGATGTCCTCTCCCTTTGGCCGAAGGTGGGGGCGCAATCACGAGGGCATTGACCTCGCGGCACCCACGGGGACCCCTGTATTCGCGGCGGACGATGGAGCGGTCATCTACGCTGACAACGTTCTTTCGGGCTACGGGAATATGGTGATCGTCGAGCACAGCGGCGGCTTGCTCACCGCCTACGCCCATAATTCCGTCTTGATCGTTCAACGCGGGGATCGCGTGCGCAGGGGCCAACTGATCGCCCGCGTGGGGCAAAGTGGACGCGCGACGTCGCCGCACTTGCACTTTGAGGTCCGGGTAGGAGAGGTGCCCCAAGATCCGATGTCGTTCCTGCCGGAACCACCCCAGGATTAGGGGCGCTCAGCGCTTCACGAGCGCGCCTGCCGCGGTTTCGACGATGAAGGTCACGGGGCCGTCGTTCACCAGAGACACCTGCATGTCCGCGGCGAAGCGGCCCGTCTGGACCTGCAAACCGGCCTCACGAAGTTGGGCGACGATGCGCTCGTACAGGGCCGCGGCGCGCGGCGGATCCTCCGCGGCGTCGAAGCTCGGGCGATTGCCCTTGTAGAGCCGCCCGACGAGGGTGAACTGGCTGACCACCAAACACGCACCGCCCGCCTCCCTGACCGTAAGATCCATCGGCTTGGCCCCTGCGAACATCCGGAGCGCCGCCACCTTGCGGGCCGTGGCGTCGGCATCGGCCTCGGTATCCCCCCGCGCGACACCGACGAGCAGCAACAGTCCCGTGCCGATCTGCCCCACCACGTCATCGGCCACCCGAACGTGAGCCTCACGCACACGTTGAACGACGGTGATCACGGGCGCCTCGCATTGACGCGCTTGCTCGCAAACACCTTCGGCCACAGCACGTCCGCTTGGGCCTCGAGCCACGGAAGCAACTCCGGTAGCGCGGCTTGCGTTTCCTGAAGCGCAACGTCTATACGGGCGCGGTGTTCCGGGCAGAGGTCGGTGGGTAACTCGTCTTCGTCGAGCACGCGGGGCGTTCGCCCAGGCACCGCGAGCACGTCCAGCGTGAGATCCCGCCAAAAGAGCAGGCCCGGGGAAATGGACGTGTCTTGCGCGAGGTTGAAGTAATGGCCCAGGGTTCGGCCCGTCGGCGTCATCCAGTGGTAGACGTTGTAGGGGCGATCGACCCAGAAATGGCCGAACGTCACCGTACCCACGGGCAGCGTGACGCCCGCGACGTTCATGACGCGATCCGAGACAAACAACGCCACGACAGCCCCCGGTCCCGTCACGATCTCGCGACAGGAGAACACTTTCTTTCGACCCGCGAGGTCGACCTTCGTCTCTTCGAGGGCCGCCAATGCCGGTGATTTGCTTCGTGGAGAGGACAAAACGGCGAAACCTTAGCAGCGCCACACGCGTATGGAGATCAAGATGACAGACCGAACGTCACGACTGAAGGCGTTGGGCCCTGAGCCCAGCGCCGCGGAGATCACACCCGAGTGGCTCTACCAAGGCCGCCGACGCTTTCTGGCGGCGACCGGGCTTACAGCCGCCACGCTCACGCTGGCGAGCCGTCGGGCGCGTGGCGAGGGACTCCGGACGCTCTCGGGCGTCAAACAAAGCTCACTGTCGACGCGTGGCGAAGAGCTCACGAAGCAGGATGACGCGACCTCCTACAACAACTTTTACGAGTTCGGAACCGGAAAGAATGACCCCGCTGCACAGGCCCATAGCCTGAGGCCGCGGCCCTGGACTATCGTCTGTGAGGGTGAGGTCAAGAAGCCTCAGCGGCTCGACCTGGCCACGCTGGAGACACTCTTTCCACTGGAAGAGCGCGTTTACCGCCACCGCTGCGTGGAGGCCTGGTCGATGGTGATTCCCTGGGTGGGGTTCTCCCTCTCCAAGCTGCTCACGAGGCTCGAACCCACATCCAAGGCCAAGTACGTGGCCTTCGAAACGCTATACGACCCGACCCAAATGCCAGGCCAGCGGCGACCAGTGCTCGCGTGGCCCTACGTGGAAGGGCTGCGCCTCGATGAGGCGATGCACCCCCTTGCCATCCTGTCGCTTGGCATGTACGGGCGTGTTCTGCCCAACCAAAACGGAGCGCCGGTGAGGCTGGTTGTGCCCTGGAAGTATGGGTTCAAGGGGATCAAGTCCATCGTGAAGATCCGGCTCACGGAGACACAGCCCGCCACCTCCTGGAACCGAAGCGCCCCTCACGAGTATGGTTTTTACGCCAACGTGAACCCCGAGGTCCCGCATCCGCGTTGGAGCCAGGCCAAAGAACGCCGCATCGGCGACTTCTTGCGACGCAAGACGCTCATGTTCAATGGGTACGCCGATCAGGTCGGATCGCTCTACGCAGGCATGGACCTGCACAAGTCCTTTTGAGGGCGAGATGGGCAGCAATCGGTCGGCGCAGCAGCGGCGTGCTTTGTGGGCTGGACGGGTGCTTGCGGTCGTTCCCGCATTGATTCTATCCGTCCAGGCTGCGACCGGCGCGCTCGGCGCCAACCCCATCGAGGCGCTGCTGAACAAGCTCGGCTGGTGGGCGCTCGTGCTGCTCACGGCGTCTTTGGCGTGCACACCACTACGCCTCGTCTTCGGCTGGACCTGGCTTTCCCGGTGGCGGCGCACCTTGGGCCTCGGGGCGTTTTGGTATGCCACGCTCCACCTCGGCACGTATGTAGGGCTCGACAAGTTCTTCGCTTGGGACGAGATCGGGGACGACCTCACGAAGCGCCCCTTCATCGCCGTGGGCTTCGCGGCGTTTCTGCTTCTGCTTCTGCTGGCGCTGACCTCTCCCGCCCGCATGGTGAAGCGCCTTGGCGGGGCACGCTGGCGGGCGATTCATCGTTTGGCCTACGTCGCCGCCGCGCTGGGCCTCGTGCATTTCTTCTGGCGCGTGAAGGCGGACCTTCGGGAGCCGATCGTATTCGCCTCGATCCTGGTCACCTCTCTGGCGGTGAGGATCGGAAGCCGCCTGCGGGCTCGCAGGAATCACCGGGCGGGGCAGGGCCCCCGCAACGAAGCCCCCGAGGAGCAGCCAGCCCAGCCGTCCTCGCGGCAGGCGGGCCGATCGATGCCTTCCTCGTGACCCCGGCCTGGCTCGAACAGGCGACCTACGGTTTAGGAAACCGTTGCTCTATCCAACTGAGCTACGGGGCCGTGCAATGAATTCGGCAGTTTAGGCAACGTCTCGGCTTTTGTCCATCGGCGAAAACGCCAAGCCTGCGCGCGGGGCCCTCTACGCAAGTTGGGCGCAGCCGGCGCTTGGCGTAAGCTGCGTAGCCCGTGTTCTCGAAGCTCGTCCCGATGGCCCTTACGGCCTTGTGTGCGCTCACTGCCAGCGCCTGCAAACCTGCTGCTGACGCCCCGCTTGGCCCTGTGGCGTCGTACATGCTTCTCGAGGCCGAAGATCCTGGCGCGCGCCCACCGCTCGTGTCCCGAGCGAAAGCGACCGAGGGCGGCGCGGCAGCCGTGGCACGCGCCTTGACCGTGGGCTTCGCGGCCGAGGTGATGCAAACGGTCTTCGTTTTTCAACAGTACGTCGTGAAGGGGCGGGACGGCGCACCGAGGCCTTCGCCCGGTGCGCTCGCCTGGGCACAGGATGCGATCCCGCTCGTGCTCGGGCTCGATCGTCCGAACCCGGGCCGCGGGCTGGCGTTGCAGGGTGCCTGGATCGGCGGGCCTGCCGTCCGGCCGGAGGCGGTCTGGCTCGGCCTTCCCAAGACCTTCGAGGACGACGCGCGCGTGGTGAGCACGCTCGCGGCGCGTTTGGGGCGCCTGCTGGCCGAGGCCGCTGCCACGGGCGGGCGGTTCGACGGACAGATCAACACCTTGCCTCGGGCGTATGAGATGGCCATGCAGGTCGTCGCCCGTGAGTGGCGAAGCGGCGCGGTTCGCAACGCGCCTCCGAAGGGCGACAGCGAGGGGGCCGAGCTCTTCGCCGGCATACGAGGGGGCACGTTCGTCGGCACCTCCGCAGGCACGCGACCGGCGGCCGCGTTGCTTACGGATCCGAAGGTGGCAGCCACGATACTTTACCGTTTGTCACAGGACGACGACCTGATGAAGACCCTCGCGCCGGCGGCCTTTTACGCCCCGATCGCCAGCGAGCGCATTCCCCCGGGCATCTCGCCTGCCGCCGCGCTCGGCGCTTTCCGCAACTTCCAGCTCAAACTCCTCAGTGCCTGGTGGGATGCAGGGCAGTCTGGGACCCCTCCCCGCCACATCGTGGACCTGGTCACCGCGTATGTCCGGGCCTTTCCCGCCGAGCGCGAGCCCGTCCTGCGCCAGTTCGTGGCTGCCACGCACGGGGGTACTGTGACGCCCGGTGGGGTCATGGCGGGGGCGGGGAGCCCCGAGGTGGCCGTGGAGCGCCTGCGGAACCTCACGACGGAGGTCCTGGCGGGTACCCGGGGCCTCACCGACGGCTTGCAATCCGCTCCGCCATAGGAAATAAGAACGGACCGCAATGGTGACGCAAACGTCTGAAAGATCGCCCTTGGCCGGCAAGCGTATCGTGGTGACCGGAGGCCGAGGCTTCCTGGGTAGCTTCGTGGTGGAGGCCCTGAGGACCCGCGGCGCTGCCGAGGTGTTCGCCCCCGCCAGTGCGGACTACGATCTCGTCGATCGCCTGGCGTGCCGCCAGCTGCTCGCGGACACGCAACCCGATTTGGTCTTCCATCTGGCAGCCCGCGTGGGCGGCATCGGGGCCAATCAGAAAAACCCCGGCCGGTTCCTGTTCGAGAACGCCATGATGGCGCTCAACGTCTTCGAGGAGTGCCGGTTGGCCGGCGTGAGCAAGCTCGTGGCAGCTGGGACCATCTGTGCCTATCCCAAATTCGCGCCCATCCCCTTCAAGGAAGACGACATCTGGAACGGCTATCCCGAGGAAACCAACGCGCCCTACGGCGTGGCAAAGAAGATGATGCTGGTGCAGTCGTCGGCCTACCGAGACCAGTACGGCATGAGCAGCATCGTGCTCTTTCCGGTGAACCTTTACGGCCCCCGGGACAACTTCGATCTCGAGAGCAGCCACGTGATTCCCGCGCTGATTCGCAAGTGCCTGGAGGCGAAGGCGGCCGGACAAAGAGAGGTCGTGGTGTGGGGTGACGGGTCACCCACCCGGGAGTTTCTCTACGTCGAAGACGCCGCCGAGGGGCTCGTGCGGGGCGCCGAGAGCTATGACGCTTCCGACCCGGTCAATCTGGGGTCTGGCGAGGAGATCAGCATCAAGGACTTGGCTCACCTCATCGCAGAGGCTACTGGCTTCGACGGGGGGTTCACGTGGGACACGAGCCGGCCGAATGGCCAACCTCGCCGTCGCCTCGACGTGACCCGTGCCCGCGAGCGCTTTGGCTTCAGCGCCCAGGTTTCGTTCAGAGAAGGGATCAAACGCACCGTGAACTGGTATGTCGAAAACAGCAAAAGCGCCACGGGAGGTGACGCGTGACTGACGTGAACGGGAACAAGTTGGGGCGCAAGGCGCTCATCACCGGCGTCACGGGGCAGGATGGCTCGTACCTGGCGGAACTCTTGCTCGCCAAGGGTTACGAGGTCTACGGGGTGGTACGCCGTTCAAGTTCGTTCAATACCGAGCGGCTCGACGGAATTTATCAAGACCCCCACGTCGAGAACTATCGGCTGCGCCTGGTGTACGGCGACCTCGACGACGCAAGCTCCATCAACCGCATCCTCGAGACCGTCCGCCCGGACGAAATCTACAACCTGGGGGCGCAGAGCCACGTCCGCGTGAGCTTCGACGTTCCGGAATATACGTGCAACACGGTTGCCATGGGCACGCTGCGCCTGCTCGAAGGGCTGCGTGAGATCGTGCCCCAGGCCCGCTTCTACCAAGCGTCGTCTTCCGAGATGTTTGGCTCGGCCAAGCCTCCTCAGCTCGAAACCACCGCCTTTGAGCCCAGGTCGCCCTATGCCTGCGCCAAAGTGTTCGCACACCAGCTCTGCCAGAACTACCGGGACGCCTACGGCCTGCACATTTCCTGCGGCATTCTGTTCAATCACGAGAGCCCTCGCCGCGGCGTTCCCTTCGTGACGCGCAAGATCACCCGAGCCGCGGCTCGCATCAAGCACGGACTCGACAAGCAGCTCTTCCTCGGCAACCTCGAAGCCAAGCGCGATTGGGGCTTTGCGGGGGACTACGTGGAGGCCATGTGGCTGATGCTCCAGCAGGACAAACCCGACGACTACGTCGTGGCCACGGGTGAATCACACTCGGTGCGCGAATGCCTGGACGTGGCCTTCGGAACGGTGGGTCTCGATTGGCAGCCCTACGTCGAAATCGATAAACGGTACTTCCGCCCCACCGAGGTGGATCACCTCTTGGGCGACGCCACCAAGGCCCGCAAAGCCCTGGGATGGGCCCCCAAAGTCACCTTCCGGAAGCTCATCGAGATGATGGTCAAGGCGGACGAAGAGGATTTGCGAACCTCTCTGGCAGGCCGCGCGCCGACCCGTTGAGGAGACACGAGGGACCTACGATGAGCACGAAGATCACGGCGGTGGTGCTTGGCGCCCAGGGAACCCTGGGCCGAGCGCTGGTTGAGAACCTGCCCCGGCTGGGCATCGATCTGCTGGCCGCTCACACGCGTGCAACCTGCGACATCGCCCACGAAGACGCTGTCGAAGGCGCGTTGCTCTCCGCCCGTCCCGATCTCGTCTTCAACGCCGCTGCCTACACCAACGTCGACAAGGCGGAAGACGAAGAAGACGCAAGCTACCTGGCGAACGCCCTGGGTCCCGAGAACGTGGCCCGGGCGTGCGCGCGCATCGATGCCAAGCTCGTTCATTACTCGACGGATTTCGTGTTCGATGGTGAGCAGGAGCGGCCCTACGACGAGTTCGACCCGGTCAGTCCGCAGGGCGCGTACGCGCGCAGCAAAGTCGCCGGGGAGCGGCTCGTGGAAACGGCATGGGCCAAGCACTTCATCCTGCGGGTGGGGTGCCTTTACGGGCAGGGCGGGCGTAACTTCCCGTCCACCATCCTCGACAGGCTAGGGCGGGGAGAAAGCATCAAGGCCGACGCCGAGCGCAAGGCTTCACCCACTTGGGTGGTGCCCGTGGTCGAGGTCTCGGCCGCCCTGGCCCGTACCGATGGGTTCGGGCTCTATCACAGCACGGCCAACGGCGAGACGACCTGGGCGGACTACGCCCATTTTTTGGCGGGCCAGCTCGGCATCAGCGCCGAGAAGGTGGCCGCATTGCCCTACGGAGCCCTCTCGCTCAAGGCGGCGCGCCCGCGCCGCGCGATCCTGAATAACCGCATGCTGCGCCTTCGCGGGCTGGACACGCTAGGAACCTGGGAAGAACAAGCCCTGCGCTTCATGCAAAGCGTGGCCTGAACTCCGGGGGGTAGGTTGCGCCCTTGAGCCCGGGGCGCCCTTGAGCCCGGGGCACCCTCGCGGGTACCCCGGAGGGCGAGCTCAGTCTTGGTTGGGCTCGAGCGACCAGGCGAGATCGTTGGCCTGCCGAAGCGAAGGGAACGTGCCCGCATCCGTCCACCAGCCCGGCAGCTCGTTGCACGAGAGCGTTCCTCGGGCAATGTACGCGTTGTTCACGTCGGTGATCTCCAGCTCGCCACGGCCCGAGGGCTTGAGCGTGTCGATCACGTCGAACACCTCTTCGTCGTAAAAGTAGATCCCCGTGACGGCCAGATCGCTCGGAGGGTCTTTGGGCTTCTCGATGATCTTGGTCACCCGGCTTCCCTCGGTCACGGCCACGCCGTAGCGGCCCGGATCGTGAACCTTTTGAACGAGAATCTTCGCGCCGCTCGGTTGTTTCCGGAACTCGTCCGCAAAGGGCGCGATGGACGACTGAAAAATGTTGTCGCCCAGAATGACGGTCAGGCGTCCCCCCCGGCCAAAGCGCCGGGCCAGTCCCAAGGCCTGGGCAATGCCGCCCGCCTGATCCTGAACGCGATAGGTGAACTCGCAGCCGAGCTCTCGACCGCTCCCGAGCAGACCGACGACGTCCCCCATGTGTTCGGTGCCCGTGACGATCAGAATCTCACGAATCCCGGCCTCCAGCAGCTTGCGCACGGGGTGGAAGATCATGGGCTCCCGGCCCACGGGCAGGAGGTGTTTGTTCGTCACCTTGGTCAGGGGGAAGAGGCGAGAGCCCGTGCCTCCCGCCAGGACGACTCCACGCAGATCCGATTGCTTGTCGCTCATGACGTACCTTCTTTGTCTTTGTTCGCCCTGCCGGGTCCTCGGACCTAGCCGCGAAGGCGGGCCCCGTATTGTTGTTCGTAGTAGGCGCGGTAAGCGCCACTGCGCACCCGCTCCCACCACGTCTCGTGATTGCGATACCAGGCCACCGTTTCGGCCAACCCTTGCTCGAAGTCACGCGCAGGCTTCCAGCCGAGTTCCGAGCGGATCTTCGTGGCGTCCATCGCGTAGCGCCGATCGTGGCCAGGCCTGTCGGGCACGTACTTGATGAGGCTCTCCGAGGCGCCGGTGAGCTTCAGGATGTCGCGAATCACGGACAGATTCGGACGGTCGTTTTCGGCACCCACGTTGTAGACGTGGCCCGACTTGCCTCCCGTCAGCACCAGATCGATGGCGGTTGCGTGATCCTCCACGTGGATCCAGTCACGAACCTGCATGCCATCGCCGTAGACGGGCAGCGGCTTGCCCTCGAAGGCGTTCAGAATCATGAGCGGGATCAGCTTCTCCGGGAACTGGAATGGCCCGTAGTTGTTGGAGCAACGGGTGGTCACCGTGTCGAGGCCATGCGTGTGATGGAACGCGCTGACCAGGTGGTCGGCCGCCGTCTTGCTCGCGGAGTAGGGGCTTCGGGGGTCGATGGCAGACGTTTCGGAAAAAGCGCCCGTTGGCCCGAGCGATCCGTACACCTCGTCCGTCGAGACCTGAAGGAAGCGGGGCACCTTGAGGTCCTTGGCGGCCTCGAGCAGCGCCAGCGTGCCAAGGACGTTCGTCTCCACGAAGGGGGCTGCCGACATGATGCTGCGATCGACGTGGCTTTCGGCCGCGAAGTTCACGATGGCCCCAATCTCGTGTGATTCGATGAGCGATCGGACGAGCGCGCCGTCGCGAATGTCACCCTTGACGAAGACATGCCCGTCGTCGCCCTTGAGGTCGGCCAGCGATTCCAGGTTGCCCGCGTAGGTGAGGGCGTCCAGATTGACGATTTTCGATTGGGGGCGCTTTTTTCGGGCCAGGCGCACGTAGCACTGGCCGATGAATCCAGCCCCACCGGTCACAAGGAGGTTCACGGGCCAGGAATAGCCCGGCGCCTGGGGGCTTGTCAAAGACTCTAGCGACCTCCTCGAGCGGTCAAACTCCCCCAGAACACTCGACAAAGGGCCCCCCTTGCGCTTGACTGCCGCGCACTCGTGAGCTCGCCTGGCCCAAGGACCCTGATCGTCATCCCCACCTACAACGAGCGGGATTGCCTCCCGGACATCGTCAGGGCCGTACGCGCGGCTCTGCCCGAGGCGACGGTGCAGGTCGTGGACGACAACTCACCCGACGGGACCGGTGCGGTGGCCGACGCCCTGGCTTCCCAAGATCCCCAGGTCCGCGTGTTGCACCGGGCCGCCAAAGCGGGACTGGGCGCGGCGTACATCGACGCCTTTGGCAGGGCCCTGGACGAGGGTTCCTGGGACCGCATCGTCCAGATGGACGCGGATTTTTCGCATGCACCGACGGATGTTCCCCGCCTCCTGGCCGCGATCGATGCCGGCGCCG
The Myxococcales bacterium DNA segment above includes these coding regions:
- the dtd gene encoding D-tyrosyl-tRNA(Tyr) deacylase is translated as MITVVQRVREAHVRVADDVVGQIGTGLLLLVGVARGDTEADADATARKVAALRMFAGAKPMDLTVREAGGACLVVSQFTLVGRLYKGNRPSFDAAEDPPRAAALYERIVAQLREAGLQVQTGRFAADMQVSLVNDGPVTFIVETAAGALVKR
- a CDS encoding DUF402 domain-containing protein, producing the protein MSSPRSKSPALAALEETKVDLAGRKKVFSCREIVTGPGAVVALFVSDRVMNVAGVTLPVGTVTFGHFWVDRPYNVYHWMTPTGRTLGHYFNLAQDTSISPGLLFWRDLTLDVLAVPGRTPRVLDEDELPTDLCPEHRARIDVALQETQAALPELLPWLEAQADVLWPKVFASKRVNARRP
- the msrP gene encoding protein-methionine-sulfoxide reductase catalytic subunit MsrP, with translation MTDRTSRLKALGPEPSAAEITPEWLYQGRRRFLAATGLTAATLTLASRRARGEGLRTLSGVKQSSLSTRGEELTKQDDATSYNNFYEFGTGKNDPAAQAHSLRPRPWTIVCEGEVKKPQRLDLATLETLFPLEERVYRHRCVEAWSMVIPWVGFSLSKLLTRLEPTSKAKYVAFETLYDPTQMPGQRRPVLAWPYVEGLRLDEAMHPLAILSLGMYGRVLPNQNGAPVRLVVPWKYGFKGIKSIVKIRLTETQPATSWNRSAPHEYGFYANVNPEVPHPRWSQAKERRIGDFLRRKTLMFNGYADQVGSLYAGMDLHKSF
- a CDS encoding sulfoxide reductase heme-binding subunit YedZ, whose protein sequence is MGSNRSAQQRRALWAGRVLAVVPALILSVQAATGALGANPIEALLNKLGWWALVLLTASLACTPLRLVFGWTWLSRWRRTLGLGAFWYATLHLGTYVGLDKFFAWDEIGDDLTKRPFIAVGFAAFLLLLLLALTSPARMVKRLGGARWRAIHRLAYVAAALGLVHFFWRVKADLREPIVFASILVTSLAVRIGSRLRARRNHRAGQGPRNEAPEEQPAQPSSRQAGRSMPSS
- a CDS encoding GDP-L-fucose synthase, with amino-acid sequence MVTQTSERSPLAGKRIVVTGGRGFLGSFVVEALRTRGAAEVFAPASADYDLVDRLACRQLLADTQPDLVFHLAARVGGIGANQKNPGRFLFENAMMALNVFEECRLAGVSKLVAAGTICAYPKFAPIPFKEDDIWNGYPEETNAPYGVAKKMMLVQSSAYRDQYGMSSIVLFPVNLYGPRDNFDLESSHVIPALIRKCLEAKAAGQREVVVWGDGSPTREFLYVEDAAEGLVRGAESYDASDPVNLGSGEEISIKDLAHLIAEATGFDGGFTWDTSRPNGQPRRRLDVTRARERFGFSAQVSFREGIKRTVNWYVENSKSATGGDA
- the gmd gene encoding GDP-mannose 4,6-dehydratase translates to MGRKALITGVTGQDGSYLAELLLAKGYEVYGVVRRSSSFNTERLDGIYQDPHVENYRLRLVYGDLDDASSINRILETVRPDEIYNLGAQSHVRVSFDVPEYTCNTVAMGTLRLLEGLREIVPQARFYQASSSEMFGSAKPPQLETTAFEPRSPYACAKVFAHQLCQNYRDAYGLHISCGILFNHESPRRGVPFVTRKITRAAARIKHGLDKQLFLGNLEAKRDWGFAGDYVEAMWLMLQQDKPDDYVVATGESHSVRECLDVAFGTVGLDWQPYVEIDKRYFRPTEVDHLLGDATKARKALGWAPKVTFRKLIEMMVKADEEDLRTSLAGRAPTR
- the rfbD gene encoding dTDP-4-dehydrorhamnose reductase; this translates as MSTKITAVVLGAQGTLGRALVENLPRLGIDLLAAHTRATCDIAHEDAVEGALLSARPDLVFNAAAYTNVDKAEDEEDASYLANALGPENVARACARIDAKLVHYSTDFVFDGEQERPYDEFDPVSPQGAYARSKVAGERLVETAWAKHFILRVGCLYGQGGRNFPSTILDRLGRGESIKADAERKASPTWVVPVVEVSAALARTDGFGLYHSTANGETTWADYAHFLAGQLGISAEKVAALPYGALSLKAARPRRAILNNRMLRLRGLDTLGTWEEQALRFMQSVA
- a CDS encoding NTP transferase domain-containing protein; this encodes MSDKQSDLRGVVLAGGTGSRLFPLTKVTNKHLLPVGREPMIFHPVRKLLEAGIREILIVTGTEHMGDVVGLLGSGRELGCEFTYRVQDQAGGIAQALGLARRFGRGGRLTVILGDNIFQSSIAPFADEFRKQPSGAKILVQKVHDPGRYGVAVTEGSRVTKIIEKPKDPPSDLAVTGIYFYDEEVFDVIDTLKPSGRGELEITDVNNAYIARGTLSCNELPGWWTDAGTFPSLRQANDLAWSLEPNQD
- the rfbB gene encoding dTDP-glucose 4,6-dehydratase, producing MNLLVTGGAGFIGQCYVRLARKKRPQSKIVNLDALTYAGNLESLADLKGDDGHVFVKGDIRDGALVRSLIESHEIGAIVNFAAESHVDRSIMSAAPFVETNVLGTLALLEAAKDLKVPRFLQVSTDEVYGSLGPTGAFSETSAIDPRSPYSASKTAADHLVSAFHHTHGLDTVTTRCSNNYGPFQFPEKLIPLMILNAFEGKPLPVYGDGMQVRDWIHVEDHATAIDLVLTGGKSGHVYNVGAENDRPNLSVIRDILKLTGASESLIKYVPDRPGHDRRYAMDATKIRSELGWKPARDFEQGLAETVAWYRNHETWWERVRSGAYRAYYEQQYGARLRG